One window of the Salvelinus fontinalis isolate EN_2023a unplaced genomic scaffold, ASM2944872v1 scaffold_0348, whole genome shotgun sequence genome contains the following:
- the LOC129845724 gene encoding low-density lipoprotein receptor-related protein 6-like, giving the protein MGAVLRTLLLCSFCLLIRGVPLLLYANRRDLRLVDAAHGRANATVVVGGLEDAAAVDYVYAQGLVYWSDVSEEAIKRTTFNQSGPGAAAAQTVVVSGLASPDGLACDWLGRKLYWTDSETNRIEVAELDGSLRRVLFWQDLDQPRAISLDPGRG; this is encoded by the exons ATGGGCGCCGTGCTACGGACTCTGTTGTTATGTAGTTTTTGTTTGCTAATACGAG GTGTACCCCTCCTGCTGTATGCCAACCGGCGGGACCTGCGGCTGGTGGATGCGGCTCACGGCAGGGCCAACGCCACGGTGGTGGTGGGCGGTCTGGAGGACGCCGCCGCTGTGGATTACGTATACGCTCAGGGATTGGTCTACTGGAGTGATGTCAGCGAGGAGGCCATCAAACGCACCACCTTCAACCAATCAGGGCCCGGCGCGGCGGCGGCCCAGACCGTGGTTGTATCGGGCCTGGCGTCGCCGGACGGCCTGGCCTGTGATTGGTTAGGCAGGAAGCTGTACTGGACGGACTCCGAGACCAATCGGATAGAGGTGGCTGAGCTGGACGGATCGTTACGGAGAGTTCTCTTCTGGCAGGACCTGGACCAGCCCCGAGCCATCTCTCTGGACCCGGGGAGAGGGTGA